A stretch of the bacterium genome encodes the following:
- a CDS encoding T9SS type A sorting domain-containing protein produces MSHARCITPITLLALLALPFTTIAFERVTPPDSSLTNWQWPFVLNWTSESNLEGESVYYIFHLETSYFEEAVSPRDAVVTDTFMNVQIDIPVLSLDDIYEFRWRVWASDGQDTVEALNGEGFFQMVIPENADETHLVPTSVDLLAYPNPFNPATSLSFSLDKPQRVVLALYDVRGRHVSSLASEVMTAGPHIVTVDGSALPSGVYFASFLSGAQSKLVKLILLK; encoded by the coding sequence ATGTCTCACGCGCGCTGCATCACTCCAATCACACTTCTGGCACTTCTCGCCTTGCCATTCACTACCATTGCCTTTGAACGGGTCACTCCACCGGATTCCTCTCTGACAAATTGGCAGTGGCCCTTTGTGCTCAATTGGACATCCGAGTCAAACCTTGAAGGCGAATCGGTCTACTACATCTTCCACCTCGAAACATCCTACTTCGAAGAAGCTGTCTCGCCCCGAGACGCCGTTGTTACCGACACGTTCATGAATGTCCAAATTGATATTCCCGTGCTGTCGTTGGACGATATCTACGAGTTTCGCTGGCGTGTCTGGGCGTCAGACGGACAGGACACGGTTGAAGCTCTGAACGGTGAAGGTTTCTTCCAAATGGTCATTCCCGAAAACGCGGATGAGACACACTTGGTTCCCACGTCAGTAGATCTTCTCGCCTATCCCAACCCGTTCAATCCTGCAACATCGCTGAGTTTTTCGTTGGATAAGCCGCAACGTGTAGTACTCGCTCTCTATGATGTTCGTGGCCGCCATGTTTCGTCGCTCGCAAGTGAAGTGATGACCGCAGGTCCACACATTGTGACGGTTGACGGATCCGCGTTGCCCAGCGGAGTCTATTTTGCCAGCTTTCTGTCAGGAGCACAATCGAAGTTGGTTAAGCTTATCTTGCTCAAATAG